A genomic region of Ignavibacteria bacterium contains the following coding sequences:
- the radA gene encoding DNA repair protein RadA gives MNSIRKKFVCQNCGYESIQWLGKCPSCGQWNSFAEEFEKKQKSKNSRQKSETTLVNISTINEKTINKAFKLKTNIKEFDRVLGGGLISGSVVLIAGDPGIGKSTLVLQAVSNLKEKVIYVTGEESLEQISLRAARLKLKNENLYILAETNLNQIIEILEQEKPSIAVIDSIQTIYRDELESSPGTIGQIRECTSALMDFAKKNNVAIIIIGHITKDGLIAGPKALEHIVDTVIQFSGEKNYSFRILRAIKNRFGSTNEIGIFEMHEDGLKEVENPSQVFLAEREYGASGSVVTSIIEGTRPILVEVQALVTPSGYGMAQRVTTGFDSRRLSILLAVIEKRLNFKLSQQNVFLNIAGGVEIDEPAADLAVCCAIISSIKDIPADSLTCVVGEVGLGGEIRSISNLEKRIQESQKLGFKKIITPNQKINFNLNELKIKVTQVKTLKEAIKELLE, from the coding sequence ATGAATTCAATCAGGAAAAAATTTGTATGTCAGAATTGCGGATACGAGTCGATTCAATGGCTTGGGAAGTGTCCCTCCTGCGGTCAATGGAATTCATTTGCTGAAGAATTTGAAAAGAAGCAAAAGAGTAAAAACTCCAGACAGAAATCTGAAACAACTCTTGTAAATATTTCAACTATTAATGAAAAAACAATCAACAAAGCATTCAAACTCAAAACTAATATCAAAGAATTTGATCGTGTTCTTGGCGGCGGATTAATTTCTGGAAGTGTAGTTTTAATTGCTGGTGATCCCGGTATTGGAAAATCTACTCTTGTTCTTCAAGCTGTTTCAAATCTTAAAGAAAAAGTAATCTATGTGACAGGTGAAGAATCGCTTGAACAAATTAGTTTAAGAGCAGCAAGACTAAAACTGAAAAACGAAAATCTATACATTCTGGCTGAAACAAATCTCAATCAAATAATTGAAATTTTAGAACAGGAAAAACCTTCCATTGCAGTGATTGATTCAATTCAAACAATTTACAGAGATGAACTTGAAAGTTCACCCGGAACAATTGGCCAAATTAGAGAATGCACATCAGCTCTAATGGATTTTGCAAAAAAGAATAATGTTGCAATAATCATAATTGGACACATCACCAAAGATGGTTTAATAGCAGGACCAAAAGCACTTGAACATATAGTAGATACAGTTATCCAATTCTCCGGCGAAAAAAACTATTCATTTAGAATATTAAGAGCAATTAAAAATCGCTTTGGTTCAACTAACGAAATTGGAATTTTCGAAATGCACGAAGATGGATTAAAAGAAGTTGAAAATCCATCTCAAGTCTTTTTAGCCGAAAGAGAATACGGTGCATCAGGTTCAGTTGTCACATCGATTATTGAAGGGACAAGACCAATTTTAGTAGAAGTCCAGGCTCTGGTTACTCCATCGGGATATGGAATGGCTCAACGAGTTACAACTGGTTTTGACTCGAGAAGGCTTTCAATTCTTTTAGCTGTGATTGAAAAAAGATTAAATTTCAAACTGAGTCAACAAAATGTTTTTTTGAACATAGCTGGCGGAGTCGAAATTGATGAACCAGCAGCTGATCTTGCAGTTTGTTGTGCAATTATTTCAAGCATCAAAGATATTCCAGCTGATTCACTTACCTGTGTAGTCGGTGAAGTAGGGCTCGGTGGAGAAATTAGAAGTATCAGCAATCTTGAAAAAAGAATTCAAGAATCACAAAAACTTGGTTTCAAGAAAATCATTACTCCAAATCAAAAAATAAATTTCAATTTGAATGAATTAAAAATTAAAGTAACTCAGGTA
- a CDS encoding ABC transporter ATP-binding protein, producing the protein MIKIKDLHKSFGEQKVLNGINLEIHDGETIAIIGRSGCGKSVLIKHIIGLLKPDKGYVEVDGKIVNELPEDELYELRKNFGFLFQGAALFDSLTVEENVGLALIENTKMKRDEIRKIVNEKLALVNLSGINDKKPAELSGGMKKRVGLARALVTNPKYILYDEPTTGLDPISSDTIDQLIYDLSKKLKVTSIVVTHDMVSVRKVSDRVAMIHNGKIYFDGKFDDFINQDDQVIQDFIKRTGY; encoded by the coding sequence ATGATTAAGATAAAAGATCTTCATAAATCATTCGGCGAACAAAAAGTCTTGAATGGAATTAATCTGGAAATTCACGATGGTGAAACAATCGCGATCATTGGAAGAAGTGGCTGCGGTAAGAGTGTTTTAATTAAACATATCATTGGTCTTCTCAAACCCGACAAAGGTTATGTCGAGGTTGACGGTAAAATTGTCAATGAACTCCCCGAAGATGAACTTTACGAGCTTCGAAAAAATTTTGGATTTCTTTTTCAAGGCGCCGCACTTTTTGATTCCTTAACTGTTGAAGAAAATGTCGGTCTTGCTCTAATCGAAAACACTAAAATGAAAAGAGACGAAATAAGGAAAATCGTTAACGAAAAACTTGCACTCGTGAATTTATCTGGTATTAATGATAAAAAACCGGCAGAGCTTAGCGGCGGAATGAAAAAAAGAGTCGGACTTGCAAGAGCATTAGTTACAAATCCCAAATACATACTTTACGATGAACCTACTACAGGACTTGATCCAATTTCATCCGACACTATCGACCAATTAATTTATGACTTATCAAAAAAATTAAAAGTTACCTCAATTGTTGTAACTCACGATATGGTGAGTGTGAGAAAAGTTTCTGACCGCGTTGCTATGATTCACAATGGCAAAATTTATTTCGATGGGAAATTTGATGATTTCATAAATCAGGATGATCAAGTCATTCAGGATTTTATTAAACGAACAGGTTATTGA